From the Shewanella amazonensis SB2B genome, one window contains:
- the cmoB gene encoding tRNA 5-methoxyuridine(34)/uridine 5-oxyacetic acid(34) synthase CmoB: MISFSSFYRQIADTQLQHWLESLPAILGEWQRQHKHGNLPKWEKVLAKLHYPAPEFLDLKDSVTIGDGLQLDSGQTEKLENLLKILQPWRKGPFHVHGIHIDTEWRSDWKWDRVSPHLSPLTNRTVLDVGCGSGYHMWRMLGAGAKRVVGIDPSALFLCQFEAIKRLIDTELPVHLLPLGIEELPPLDAFDTVFSMGVLYHRRSPIDHLLQLRDQLRMGGELVLETLVVDGDKDTVLVPQDRYGKMNNVWFLPSIDALKLWLEKCDFTDVRCVNVDVTSLAEQRSTPWMQNESLVDYLDPKDVNLTVEGYPAPKRATFIAVKNRSPQDAD; this comes from the coding sequence GTGATCAGTTTCTCAAGCTTTTATCGCCAAATCGCCGATACTCAATTGCAACACTGGCTTGAGTCTTTGCCCGCAATTCTGGGTGAATGGCAACGCCAACATAAACATGGAAACCTGCCCAAATGGGAGAAGGTGCTGGCAAAGCTGCACTATCCGGCCCCTGAGTTCCTTGACTTGAAAGACAGCGTGACGATTGGCGATGGGCTGCAACTTGACAGCGGACAAACCGAGAAACTCGAAAACCTGCTGAAAATACTGCAACCATGGCGCAAGGGGCCGTTCCATGTACATGGGATTCATATTGATACCGAGTGGCGCAGCGACTGGAAATGGGACAGGGTTTCCCCCCACTTAAGCCCGCTGACCAATCGCACGGTATTGGATGTGGGATGTGGCAGCGGCTATCACATGTGGCGCATGCTGGGTGCGGGAGCCAAACGGGTGGTGGGAATAGACCCATCTGCACTGTTTCTGTGCCAGTTTGAAGCCATTAAGCGCCTGATAGATACCGAGCTGCCAGTGCACCTATTGCCACTGGGCATAGAGGAACTGCCGCCGCTGGATGCGTTCGATACTGTGTTCTCTATGGGCGTGCTTTATCACAGACGCTCCCCCATCGATCACTTGTTACAACTTAGGGATCAATTGCGAATGGGTGGTGAACTTGTGTTGGAAACCCTGGTGGTAGATGGTGATAAAGACACGGTTCTGGTGCCCCAAGATAGATATGGCAAGATGAATAATGTATGGTTTTTACCATCAATTGATGCACTTAAGCTGTGGCTTGAGAAATGTGACTTTACCGATGTGCGCTGTGTGAATGTGGATGTCACCTCCCTTGCGGAGCAGCGCAGTACCCCATGGATGCAAAATGAATCGCTTGTGGATTACCTGGATCCCAAGGACGTCAATCTTACAGTAGAGGGATATCCGGCACCCAAGCGGGCCACCTTCATTGCGGTAAAGAACCGCAGTCCACAGGATGCAGACTGA
- a CDS encoding ATP-dependent zinc protease family protein, which translates to MFKHTLAVAIIAVCAGCSTTSKPEVAGPAPLNAQELKANLDNSEARMMAVIDKGNLDTQAKLSELNSAIAALDKNLATFKQNNQMTAAAVVPVECPPSAIGDKFMLGEVEKVFIDELKASFHTRIDTGAESSSLDARNILLFERDGEQWVRFDVMVQGESKPASTYESKVVRFVRIKQEGDVDDRRPVIHAHLKIGKYSAETDLNLTDRSHLDYPLLLGRKFIKDIAVVDVSQQFIHGK; encoded by the coding sequence ATGTTCAAACATACCCTGGCCGTTGCCATCATCGCCGTATGTGCAGGTTGCAGCACTACCTCCAAACCCGAAGTTGCAGGCCCTGCCCCGCTAAATGCCCAAGAGCTGAAAGCCAACCTCGATAACAGTGAAGCGCGCATGATGGCCGTTATCGATAAGGGAAATCTGGATACACAAGCCAAACTTTCTGAACTGAACAGCGCCATCGCAGCCCTGGATAAAAACCTCGCGACATTCAAGCAAAATAATCAAATGACTGCGGCCGCAGTAGTACCTGTCGAATGTCCGCCCAGTGCCATCGGCGACAAGTTCATGCTGGGGGAAGTCGAAAAAGTCTTCATCGACGAACTTAAAGCCAGCTTTCACACCCGCATCGACACGGGGGCTGAAAGCTCGTCACTGGATGCCCGCAACATCCTCCTGTTTGAGCGAGACGGCGAACAATGGGTGCGCTTCGATGTGATGGTACAGGGAGAATCCAAACCGGCCTCCACCTATGAGTCAAAAGTGGTGCGTTTTGTGCGCATTAAACAGGAAGGCGATGTGGACGACCGTCGTCCTGTTATTCACGCCCACCTTAAAATCGGCAAATACAGCGCCGAAACCGATCTGAATCTAACCGACCGCAGCCATCTGGATTATCCCTTGTTGCTTGGCCGTAAATTTATCAAAGACATTGCAGTTGTGGATGTCAGCCAGCAGTTCATTCACGGAAAGTAA